GGTattcgcttttctcttttttcatctgGTGGTattcgcttttctcttttttcatctgGCGGTattcgcttttctcttttttcatctgGCGGTattcgcttttctcttttttcatctgGCGGTattcgcttttctcttttttcatctgGCGGTattcgcttttctcttttttcatctgGCGGTattcgcttttctcttttttcatctgGAGGTAttcgcttttctctttttcatctggTGGTAttcgcttttctctttttcatctggTGGTATtcgctttttctcttttcatctggTGGTAttcgctttctctttttcatctggTGGTAttcgctttttctttttcatctggtGGTATTcgcttttctttttcatctggCGGTGTAttcgcttttctctttttcatctggtggtatttgcttttctctttttcatctggTGGTAttcgctttctctttttcatctggTGGTattcgcttttctcttttttcatctgGCGGTattcgcttttctcttttttcatctgGTGGTattcgcttttctcttttttcatctgGTGGTattcgcttttctcttttttcatctgGTGGTattcgcttttctcttttttcatctgGTGGTattcgcttttctcttttttcatctgGTGGTattcgcttttctcttttttcatctgGTGGTAttcgcttttctctttttcatctggTGGTAttcgctttctctttttcatctggTGGTAttcgcttttctctttttcatctggTGGTAttcgctttttctcttttttcatctggtggtattcacttttctcttttttcatctgGTGGTattcgcttttctcttttttcatctgGTGGTATTCGCTTTTCTCATCGCATTTCGAATGTTTTATTCATCTAgtcttattctcttttctcctcgcATTTTTTTCATCaggccttttggctttttttgtcacattttgcatgtttttttcatCTGGTGCTATTCGCTTTTCTCATCGCATTtggaatgttttattcatttggccttattctcttttctcctcgtATTTTATTCATCAGGCCCTTTTGGCTTTTCTGCTCGCATTTTGCATGTTTATTCATCTGGCGTTATTCGCTTTTCTCCTCACGTCTTGAATGTTTTTTCATCTGGTGCTATCGCTTTTCTGCTcgcattttgaatgttttattcatCTGGCTTTATTCTGTTTTCTCCGCGCATTTTAATTCATCAGGCTATTTTGGCTTTACTTCTTGCATTTTGCATGGTTTATTATCAGGCGCTATTCGCTTTTCTCCTcgcattttgaatgttttattctTGACGTCAAGCCCATGTCTTAATGATGTTTTAAATCGTCTTTTCAGTAAAGTTACTCTTCATTAGGGGCTCTGCTGATATAGAGTAGTTTCAAACCATTATTTATCAACTCGTGTAATGGACCTTGAAATTCAGGTTGCAAAGAACATGTTGATATCAACTTTACACCAAACATCCCATACCCCAGAAGCCAGTGGTTTTTCGTTGCCattggggaggcgcgaactcaagACTTCTGAGCGACATTCCAAAACGTTAACCATTACCTTCAAACTGGTCTTAtggtaaattttgtatttgtgtttaatACTCggtatgacaaattttttaaatgtgtttttcaATGTAGGATGATAActtttagaaatgtatttttcctttattcagtagatgaaacctattcataatcACCAAAAAAGTGCTCCAACCCATCCTGATTTAGTCTGCAAGTTAGAATATACGTCATGCCAAacttttcttttaccatttccaGCAAGTTAGACAAAGACGAACAGGATATAACCAGACCTTTCTGAAAAGGATAGGTAGAGCACTTTACTCTTCATCACTTTCACTTCTCTAGCGGCTTTTGTCTTGCGTTTCCAAGTTTAGTCCGTAAGCACTTCTTGATGATTTCCTATTTATTGGCAGTCGAGAATTAGACAAATCAAACCATCTATCAACAAGCCGAATGAATTGGCTTATACTTTTCCAGTCCTTATCTTCAAATTTATCTTGGTTGCCGATGTGATCAAGAGAGTTATAGGTAGTAATTCGTACAGATTTCTTTCATATGCATCTGACTCAAAATGCAGACTGCATATCTGTGCTGTTATAGGATCTTTTCGTTTGCAAAGGTGATCCACTTTTTTCCGTGTTGTCATCCTTTGGGAATCTGTGAAAACAAGatccttgttttgttttccatttgaaaACCATCCAAACACTGCACAGTTATTCGGCATCTTGTAAAATGTAGAGCCGGTATTATAAAAACATGTAATCCGTAACGTGCAGAAGTATGCTTCAACTGAACTATAGGTTTGTTTGTAAACGACTACCAGGTCAAGGTGTGTCCTCGTGGTCAAGGACCTTGCTCGTTTTGGGTCAGCATTGACAAGACCTCCCtgtactctctagaccttggctgagagtctcatacaacattatacgctgtacagaaaattcggttgcgccgaagaaacttcggcgcatttttagttttctgtaaaagaaaactattgagatggctttgcctgcccatcggcactttttctgtccccactttttccttggtgtgtccgctctttttctgtccgccttcagatcttaaaaactactgaggctgttgggctgcaaattggtatgttgatcatcaaccctccaatcatcaaacataccaaattgcacccctctaccctgagtagtttttattttatttaaggttaaagttagccataatcacgcgtctagcaacgctataggacaggtcaccaccgggccgtgtttgaaagcttcatgggccgcggctcatacagaaaactcgattgcgccgaagaaacttcggcccattttttacctgttttggtTTGCGTTCAACCTGAAGTAGAACTTTGCGCCAAGATGCCTACGTTGTTTTTTCTTGTTGGTACAAAACGGGAgttttctctgtgtgtgtgtgtgtgtttgtttgttctacACTTGAATCAAGCAAGTCCGTGCATGTGTCAATCGTAAGTTTTAAACCATTAGAGTAAATATGGCACACCGTACCCAGTCACAAAATGTCTCTCACTAGTGCAGCACAGAATGGAGGCAAATCGCGTCAGCTGTAACTTATTTGACTCTTTCCGAGAGGGCTGCCAGCATTTATCTCTCATTGTCCGGGAGGACAAGTCGATTGCCGATAACTCAGATTCTCGATCTCCATTCCTGACAGATTTGGATGAAAAAATTTGCATAAGATCAACAAATCACATTCTTATCTTCCGCCATCGGCTGATTTCGAAGCAAATTGTTTGAGCGAGATATAAAATTCATACTAGGATTACGagtactgcacacacacacttaaacatacacacacggacattatatatatatatatatatatatatatatatatatatatatatatatatatatatatatatatatagagagagagagagagagagagagagagagagagagagagagagagagagagagagagagagagagcttcaacaTGCTTTGCGGAAGACTTTCAGTCGTACAACGAAGAGCGAGAGAGTTATATGAAGAAGGGAAATTCTGCAATAAATGAAGAACAGGGTGAACATAATATATGCAGCCACTTCCAAagtcaagaagaaaattaaaatcaagcaGCATGATACCGCTGGAAATAGTGAGGCTTTTAATTGGCGGCTTGACTACTAGATGATAAGAAATAAAGAGTGAAATTTTCCAGACATCTCATTACAAGGTGAACAAATATTTATGAAGGTCAGTCAGTATTTTGTTTCCAGGAACTCAGGTTCTCGATTTCCAGTCCTGGCAGATTTGGATGAAAAATTTACATAAGATCAGCAAATCACACTCTTATCTTCCCCCATCGGCTGATTTCGAAGCAAATTGTTTGattgatatataaaattcttacTTGGGTTACgaatacacatattatatgtatatatatacatacatgtaatatatatatatgtatatgtatatatatatatatatatatatatatatatatatatatatatatatatatatatatatatatatatatacagagagacagagagagagagagagagagagagagagagagagagagagagagagagagagagagagagagaatgatttttaaGAGAAAGGAGTTACTCATGTTACTCTTCTTGACACTCTATTcacagatctgagagagagagagagagagagagagagagagagagagacagacaaaggaaATTCATCACCAAATGAAGAACAGCGTGAGCATTATATATGCAGCCTGTTTCAAAGTCAAGAGGCAAAATCAAAACAAGCAGCATGACAAATCCCATTCAAGGGCAAACAAACATTTATGAAGGTCAGTTAGTGCTTTGTTTTCCAAGGAATAGTAAATTTACGAGACATTCCGTTTAAATGGTGTCATGACATTCATCAGTAGATACTTTCTTTAAAGAGTAAGAAATTTACCAAGTATTCTGTTATTTAGTAGTTAGACATTTATCATTAAGTGTTAATTTTTCAAACAGTAGATTTAGTAGACATTTATGTTGGTCAGTGGAGATGTTCTTTAAAAATCCCATTTTGTCAGAAAGTGAGTTAAATAAGAAACTGctgtttttaagaaatgaatgcAACCAAATGAGGTTTAAgttgtaagaataaaaacacatgaGTTAAAGCGCTTACAGCTGTCATCTTATGTCTGGTATGTTATGAATTATGGAGAATTTAAGTAACCTCACtaataatgattgtatataatgtTAGTGTTTTAAGAATGACATGAGAGGCAGTCTTGTTCTCTGTATAGAATCTGAAGTTTCtagaagaacaaaaaaatattgtgaacttTATCCTtcctttcaacaacaacaacatagcagcattgtaataataacattaacaaagGCTTCATCTTTCTAATAATGATGGTAGCTGCACTAATGTTAGTAGTGACATAATCGGAAAGGAAAGTTGACAACATATCAACGGCACTGCCAAAAGGGAGTTCTCTCCAGCTGGCTATGATGCCATTTTTTCTACCCTGTAAACAAGATGAGAGTTGAAAACATCCACCTGTCAAATTTAACAGGAACAGACTGAGCGAAGAATCCACAGACATGTTTAACCAAAGTGGGGTTATCTGGCGGAGATAGATATActtcagaagaagaaaaacactgaaatgaaaacagaaaaataaagatgacAGGATATGAATTCCCCTCTTCCTCTTGAAAGTTGGTATACGTAGAttatttcattcttgaaataGCCATTCGACCTTGAGGCTTTCAACTTGGCAGAGTGTTGAAAATCTTCAGAGGCTTCAACATTTGAGAGCATGGGAAATTCGTGTAGAAAAGTGACACCAATTtgaatgatttggaagaaaatatattaaaaaaatgataccGTGTAAACTTTTATGTGTACAAGAATCTCTTAAATGACATAATTTTATTTGAACCTTTCCATTCtagaataaaatacatatatttagaaaaccTACTACCTAGATTACTCTGCGTTGATCTGGATCCTAACATTTCTGAGAGTCTTACGCAGAAGAGGTAGCAAGATATTGAATACAAGAAGTGAGaatttgaaatataattgcagactaaaaatatttttgaaaacttctCTAAACGCTGGAATGAAGAAATGGCCGATTTATTACGAACGTTTTGGACATTTTCaataatgttaattatatacAGAAAACGTACATAAATcgtttgtaaaaatgtttaaataaaaataatgcaaacaaaatatttttaattcattatctGGATAATTCATTATTTGGAGTGGCTGTAGAGGGTGGCACCCTTCAGCTTGTAAAGATGGTGTTAATACACGGAAGGCATTTTGTATCTCCGTGACCTTGTCCCGGCAAAAGTGAGTCATGATGTGTAACCTTCCGTGCTGGTCAGGCAGGCGGACACTGAACGGACCCAACTTTGCTAAACTCTGCACTTCAAGGGAATTTAAAGctctaaaaatattagaaagataaTACAGCATGACCTACTATTTCtaccacttttattattattattattattattattattattattattattattattattattattattattattagtgaaaagaTCAACACTTGAGTGCCTATAGTTGTAGGTACACATGCATTATATGGCTCAGGGCCTCATGACCTTATTaccacattattatcattattattattgatctgaaataaacaaaataaacacggCTTTATGACCTTATTAGTACATTATTGTCAATAGAATAATTGTTctgaaaacagtaaataaataaacacaacctCATGACCTAATTacgtcattatcatcatattcttATTGGTTTGAAATAAATAAACGCCAGAAAAGAAGAGTTAAAACGATAGACTGCGAACAGAAAAACCCATCTAAAAAAATTAGAAGcgacataaatatataattatttataatattgtgaATTTGATTTCAAAGCGTTGAGCGAAAAGAGTCGGTAAAAGATAATTTCTAAAAAATGGCACGAGTTGTCAGAGAGGACGAAAAATTAATCGAAATcttatgtaatataataaatagcattaattttaatgcagtttttttGGAAGGGAAATTTTTAATTCAGAGTTGTATAGAAGAAACGTTTGGATGATACTAAAATATTGATATGAAATCATAAAAGCTTAATGAAAACTTTTGGGAGTATCAGCGTGGTAACTTTTTCCTTTGCATGACGAAGTTTTCCAAGTTttgaaaaaacgagagagagagagagagagagagagagagagagagagagagagagagagagagagagagagagatgcctctcTTATTCAAATTCAGTTACTACTTTTCACCTGCTAAGTATCAAAGATGTTATCTAGAATTGACAAAGTacattcaaacatacacacacacacatatatactgtgtatatatatatatatatatatatatatatatatatatatatatatatatatatatatatatatatatatatatatatataatatgaatgatttatatcacatcaccgtgatacatatacaagcattaagctacaaacgtcctttaatatccaattcgctccacctcgaaaataatatattttcatatatgtcacccgaaggggaattttttagttgataacaagtgcCCACGAGacgactaaaaaattccccttcgggtaacatatataaagtagagcgaattggatatcaaaggacgtttgtagcttaatatatatataatatgtatatttatatgtatatcttttagGAATTTTTACGATTCTCATGCATAGGTTTCTGGTCAGGAAATCTTTTGACTTGACGGGTTTTCGCCCTTCTAGTGCAATTTCAAGCGAGAATTTACTGTCGTTGAGGTGTAAGTTGGCCTTATGCTAGCACACTTAGCTATTGCTCATAGAGCAACCGGTATGCTTACAACTTGgatttgaataattaataaaatgtgtGCTGTCAAGCCGAAGTTCTGGGGCACTTCTGGGCATTTCGCTTTTGACAGAGTGAAAAGGAGGAGTctgagtggttgggcagcaaggtAAACAGATTCAGAAAATGAAGTAGATGAAGTATAAGGCTTTATAGTCTGCACTGGGAGAATACCCCACAATTGCATGAAAATCAgttagttagagaggttggaaagcaagattgaagaaaggaagtgggagtATATGTAAAGTGAAAGGGTAAAAGTTAGTGCAGCTAGGGTCTAAAGGGACGCTACCAATACCTTTTGGTAGTGCCTACAGcgaaccacgtgaggtgcactgacaaagCTACCCAACTAGGGGAGGTCAGTCttattgtttatgattaagctggcgttaAGCCAGCACTGTCTCTTGCTCTTAGAGCAGCCCATAAAAAGGGGTCAGTCTCGATTTACAAGCTTCATTTTTCAGCCTGCGGACGATAAAGTACATCTGTGACTTTTGTACAGGAACAGAGAGACTGGTTGAGGGATTAAaggatgaaccactttttgggCTCAAAGCTTTAAAGGGACAATGTGTGCATGTGAAAAGAAGTGCAAATACCAAAATGCATAGTtaaataagtttataaattttcattttaatatgtatagtatttacataaaaaattctgTTTACAATTTTATAGTCTTGCACGTGCATGTTTGAAAATAACGtacaaaaaatgattattaatgaaaagagtgcaattatgataaaacatttatgtaagattgtgtataatatacacacacacattacacacatatataataataataataataataataataataataataataataataataataataataataataataataataataataataataataaaagcaatttatttataattccatTAATTCATAGTAAGTGGAGATTATTTGGATAAATGAATATTCCGCTACGCTGATACAGGgtagaaaaaaatttcaatccTAATATCTCTGAAAATGTCAGAtccttcgactctctctctctctctctctctctctctctctctctctcacacacacacacacacacacacacacacacacacacacacacacaagcatggaAAACGTGATTTCCTTTATGTCTTCTGTGAAAAGACGGACTTTTCAAAGTTAACAAGCTGAGGCTCCATTGCTGAGGCGTCATGAAACGGGAAATGCAATTCATTCTCAGTTCATTGGTAACAGAAATCCTCCTTCTTTACAACCAATCAGGTAAACGGCGATCCGTAAAGATTTTTCCGATCACGGAACAGAATTGGCGCTTTattacattttatgaatttttgtatgcTTACTTCAGAGAGTGCGAGGCTACGGACACCTGTGACCTTTCGTTGTAAAATTTTagacatgaatatatacagttccaagtatataatatatatatatatatatatatatatatatatatatatatatatatatatatatatatatatatatatatatatatatatatttatatatatgtgtgtgtgtattatttacatagaaatatatatatatatatatatatatatatatatatatatatatatatatatatatatatatatatacatacatacacacacagacatatctCAAGGAACACGAGAGCTCCCAGAGAAACGCCAAATAGCATCCCTTATTAAGTTCctgatgtgtgcgtgtgtgtgtgtgtgtgtgtgtgtgtaatatgtgaaCGCATTCATTCAAAGTCAGCCAGTGGTTGCCGCGTGTGGCTCGTATTGGGCGCAACCTCAGGAACTTAATAAGGGATGCTATTGGGGTTTCTCTGGTAGCTCTCGTgtcccttgatatatatatatatatatacatacacatatgtgtatatatataactgaatcacgaatatatatatatatatatatatatatatatatatatatatatatatatatattatgtacttggaaatgtatatattcatacctgAAATTTTACAACGAAGGGTCACAGGTGTCCGTAGTCTCGCAGTCTCTGAAATTAGCATCCAGTTTCCAGAATTTCGTAAAATGTAATAAAGCGCCAATTCTGTTCTGAGATCGGACAGATCTTTACGGATCGCCGTTTACCAGATTGGCTATAAAGAAGGAGGATTTCTGTTACCAGTAAACTGAGAATTAATTGGATTTCCCGTTTCATGACGCCTCAGCAATGGAGCCTGAGCTTGTTAACTTTGAAAAGCCATTCTTTTCACAGAAGACATCAAGGAAATCACGTTTTCCATGctagcgtgtgtatgtgtgtgtgtgtgtgtgtgtgagagagagagagagagagcgagagagagagagagagagagagagagagagagaatcgaagaCTGACATTTTCATAGTGATAttaggatttaaatttttttctacccTGTAGCTGAATATCCATTTATCCAAATAATCTCCACAAATTATGAATTAATGGAATTGTAAATAaattgcgtttattattattattattattattattattattattattattattattattattattatttgcacggCCATACATCacagcaaatacatatatatatattttatttaaaaacagaatcGCCAGTTAATCACACGATTTCCTGAAGGTATTATTTTTCCTCACACAATCAGCCTTCACCTTTCTCCCCATAGGAAATTATAAGAAAGAGCACTTTAAAGCACCAGGTTCGATGAATAGAGTATAATTCACAAACGGTTTGAGGCACGAAATTACAGATAACATTCAGTGTTATCCACACTGTGTGTTATCCCCCACTGAATATCGGGTAATTTGCTGGGAAACCCGGTCCCTCGAATTCAGCAGTTCGTATTTATTTCGAGAAATCAGTTCGTCTGATGCCAGTTGTTCGAAATTGTTAAATCAACGCATGACCAATGATAACAGAGCTCGATGTGATTTCATATATCAGATCAATGATAACATGAattccgtaggggggttagtgtcgtcagtgcacctcacgcggtgcgctgtaggcattactgaaggttctttgcagcgtcccttcggccactagctgcaacccctttcattcctattaccgtatcttcattcatattctttcttccaactttctttccactctctcctgtcAACtgttttcatagtgcaaccgcgaggtt
The genomic region above belongs to Macrobrachium rosenbergii isolate ZJJX-2024 chromosome 18, ASM4041242v1, whole genome shotgun sequence and contains:
- the LOC136847956 gene encoding uncharacterized protein, with the protein product MKKEKSEYRQMKKEKSEYRQMKKEKSEYRQMKKEKSEYRQMKKEKSEYRQMKKEKSEYHQMKKEKSEYHQMKKEKSEYRQMKKEKSEYHQMKKEKSEYHQMKKRKANTTR
- the LOC136847957 gene encoding nucleolar protein 58-like; the encoded protein is MKKEKSEYHQMKKEKSEYHQMKKEKKRIPPDEKEKSEYHQMKKRKRIPPDEKEKSEYHQMKKEKSEYHQMKKEKSEYHQMKKEKSEYHQMKKEKSEYHQMKKEKSEYHQMKKEKSEYRQMKKEKSEYHQMKKRKRIPPDEKEKSKYHQMKKRKANTPPDEKEKRIPPDEKEKANTTR